In Hahella sp. HNIBRBA332, the genomic window ATGTTGCTGTCTTTTTTGGCGAACAGGACGATTTCCTGGGGCATTAACACCACGTTGGAGTAGTACAGGAATTCTTCGCGCTCGGGAGTTTTGTATGCGGTGAAAATGGCATCGGCCTGTCCGCTTCTCACCATTTCCAATGAACGGGGCCAGGCGTTCAGGCGGATGCTGGTGTCCATGCCCACACGGCGAAAGGCCTCATTGACGATGTTCACCACCAAACCTTGTACTTCATCTTGTTCCTGATACTGATAAGGAGGGTATTGCAGGGTGACGAGTTCCACAGTCTCTGCTTTAGCTAAGCCTGACATCATGACGAGGCCGATTAACGCCAAATAAAGTTTTTTCATAGCCGGTCCATGTTGAAAAGTAGCGAGTTGTTTTCTTTGCTGTAAGTATAGAAATAGATAGCTCAAGGCGACGGGATTATCCAATAGCTGTTCAAATTCCGCGCTGGGACGGTTAACTTTTTCGATATTGTCTGCTATTTGACCTGTTTTGCGGCTTTGGATATCCACACAACCTGTGGATATCTCTTTGGAAAACGCTGGCTTCCCTTTATTCCGTAGGGCTTCCGGGAATTTTTACAATTTATGATCAGTGTTATTTTTATACAGGCGCGCCACGTCTGACGCTTGTTATTGGGTTGTTGGGAAGGCGTTGCGATTTCGAGCGCCCAGCAACGCAATTGCCCGTACGCCAGAACCTTGCCATCATAGCTTTGAAATATGTTTCCACAGAGGATAAAGAGAATGACGCTGAAAGAAAAAGCGACCCAGCATATTCTGGAGATCTATCGCGATAACTATGACGACGATAAGTCGGACGAGGAGATTCTGGCCTTTGATCCGAATGAATACGACGTGGACCCGGAAAACTTCTATGAAGACGTGCTGTACTCTTTTTTCGGTATGGGAACGGATGTTGATATTCAAAGCGGTACGGTTCAGGAGCTGATCGATCAGGTTGCTGCGAAGTGGGACGGTTCGGATATTGATCGAGACTGGATGGAAAACGCCATGCCGGACGATTTTTAGCGTCCGCTTCATAACAGGCCGCCCGATGGTTATGAGTGTGGGCGGCTATTTCTTCAACTAAGCGTTGGCATATCCCCGGGCTCATTGCCGCCTCTTCACCGACCGTCTAAGCTTATCTTTACAGACTAATGCTTCTCTGAATGAAGGAGTCTTATGGCGGTATTCCTAAGGTGGTTCAGGGGATTGGCGGTGGTTGTCCTGCTATCGTTCGCGATGGGAGCGGGGGCGAAACCGCTTATCGTGGTGGGGACGCCTGAACTGCGTTATCGAATGGAGCTAAACGGCGTTTTCACGGGCATCGATGTTGAGATCGTCAGGGCTATTCTCAATGACCTGTCGATTGAGCATGAATTTCAATTGATAGAGTCCGGCGCCCGCATTATCCGCGAAGCCCATCAGGGGCGGGTGGATATGGTGATGAGCTTTTCTTTTAAAGAAGAGCGCGCCGAATATTTAAATTATCCTCAGGTGGCCTACAAAGACCTGAGCTGGCACTTCTTTGTTCTTAAGGACAATCAGCCCTATATCACTTTCAATACGCTGGAAGACCTTAAAAACCTGCGTATCGGCGCGGTTAACGAATGGGCGTATACGCCGGAATTCTGGAACTCTGATTTGAATATCGTCAAGGTGAGCCGCCATACCCTGTTGGTGGAGATGCTGTTGAACCGGCGCATCGAAGCGGCGCCGATGAACACCCAGGAAGCGCTCTACGACTTGCGCCAGAGAGGCCTGGATAAGCTCATCACCTATCTGCCCAAGCCCCTGGTTAGCCGCCCCTACTACAACGTATTCGTGAAGGCTTCTGTGCATCCGGATATGGCGAGACTGCAGGCCGGCTATGACCAGTCGCTCAAGAAACTGGAGGCGTCCGGCTTAGTGGCGGATGTCTTCAAACGTTTCCTGGGGCAATTTCCTCTGGAGTGACGTCGCTGCGCATGCCTTTATCTTTGTGGAATGTCATCCTGGGGTTTGTTGATATGAAATGCTTGTTGTAGTAAGTCGCCCACTTCCTGAACAGGCTGTCTTCAGGGTAGTCATTCGACAGCATCTGTTGCTCAATAAATTGCTGCATGGCGCTGATATTAGCGTTATTTAGAGCCATGCCGTACCAGCGATGCAGCTCAACTGTTTTTTTGGCGATGGACATTTGGTTATGTCGCCCCGCTGCTTCGATGATTTTTCCTGACATGATGTAGAGCGAAGCGCTAAGCCGAGTGCGTTCCTCTGAAGGGGTAAATGCGGTGAACTGCTCTGGGTTGGCGACAGCTAGCTTAGAAATGAAATTTTTTATCAAAACGAAGGTTCCCATAGAAAACGTCGGAATTTCTGGGTAAGTCCGTGTACGAGCAGAAACAGGGTATCTAAGTAGAGTACGATGAATAAGGGCGTAAGCGTATTCGTAGGGTTACCGAAAAAGTGTGTTTATTCTAAGTAATACTACGGAACACTTTCGCTGATCATGTTCCTATTCACCAGCGGACTAAAATTCTTCCTGTGCAATGTCGGCGTGATGCCGAATTCTTTGCGGAAGTGGTGGCGCATGGTGGTAGCGTTGTCAAAGCCGGAGAGGGCGGCGACTTTCTCGATGCTGTAGTTTTGATTTTCCAGAATTTCTTTGGCCAGATTCAGGCGTTGATGGGTCAGCCATTCCTTCGGCGTGATATTAAAGTCAGCGCGAAATTTCCGGTCGAAAGTGCGTCGGGACATACTGGCTTTTTGGGCGAACAGATTGATGTCGATGGATTTATCCAGATTACGCAGCGCCCAATCAATGGCATTGTTGAACTGACTGTTGTTTTCCGGCACCGGCGTTTCCGCGAACTGAGCCTGGCCGCCTTTGCGGTGGGCGGACAGCACCATGCCGCGCGCCATACGGTTGGCGACCTTATAGCCATAATCGTCGCGGATCACCTCCAGACAAAGATCTATCGCAGCGGAGCTGCCTGCTGAGCATCCAATGACGCCATCGTATACATACAGCACGTCATCCACGTAGTCGACGCCGGGGTAGCGGCTTTTGAACTTGTCGCCGTAGCGCCAATGGGTGGTCGCCTGTCGTCCTTCGAGTAGTCCTAATTCCGCCAGCAGAAAGGCCCCGGAGCAAAGAGACAGCACGCGCTTCCCCTGTTCGTAAAAACGCGTGACGGCGGCGGCGATGGGGGCGGGAATATCGGTGAGCTGGGTGGGCCAGCTGGGGATGACCAGGGTGCTGAATGCATCGAGGCTCTCCACCTGACGGGCGCAGATCTGAAATCCTGAGGTGGTCGTCAGCGGTCCGGGAGTGAAGGAGACGAGATCGCACTGGTACCAGTCTTCGATGCCCGGACGGGGCAGGGCGAACAGCTCCACCGCGCAGCCCAGCTCAAAAAACGCCACGTCTTCAAACGCCAGAATGGCCACGTTATGCATCGACTATCTCCTGTTCATCTCTTCAAAAGAGGCTGGCTTGATATTAACGAACAATGTCTTTCAAGCCAATGGCGGATTGACATTGGAAAACCAATAATGATCACGCACTAACCCAAAGGAGAATCTTATGTCATCTGTTGTATCCAGAATTCCGGCCGCAGACAGCCAAACCGCATTGGCGCATTTTCAGGCGTTATTGCAGTTTGAAACCGACTGCTGGGACGTTCATCACGCCATCAGCAACAAGCGTCAGGACTTTGTATTGTTGGATGTAAGAGGCGATGAAGCCTATTGCAAAGGCCATATCGCCGGCGCTATCAGCCTGCCGTATACGCGCCTGAACGAGCAGAATCTGGCGGCCTATCCCACGGATA contains:
- a CDS encoding ABC transporter substrate-binding protein yields the protein MAVFLRWFRGLAVVVLLSFAMGAGAKPLIVVGTPELRYRMELNGVFTGIDVEIVRAILNDLSIEHEFQLIESGARIIREAHQGRVDMVMSFSFKEERAEYLNYPQVAYKDLSWHFFVLKDNQPYITFNTLEDLKNLRIGAVNEWAYTPEFWNSDLNIVKVSRHTLLVEMLLNRRIEAAPMNTQEALYDLRQRGLDKLITYLPKPLVSRPYYNVFVKASVHPDMARLQAGYDQSLKKLEASGLVADVFKRFLGQFPLE
- a CDS encoding helix-turn-helix domain-containing protein; protein product: MHNVAILAFEDVAFFELGCAVELFALPRPGIEDWYQCDLVSFTPGPLTTTSGFQICARQVESLDAFSTLVIPSWPTQLTDIPAPIAAAVTRFYEQGKRVLSLCSGAFLLAELGLLEGRQATTHWRYGDKFKSRYPGVDYVDDVLYVYDGVIGCSAGSSAAIDLCLEVIRDDYGYKVANRMARGMVLSAHRKGGQAQFAETPVPENNSQFNNAIDWALRNLDKSIDINLFAQKASMSRRTFDRKFRADFNITPKEWLTHQRLNLAKEILENQNYSIEKVAALSGFDNATTMRHHFRKEFGITPTLHRKNFSPLVNRNMISESVP
- a CDS encoding rhodanese-like domain-containing protein produces the protein MSSVVSRIPAADSQTALAHFQALLQFETDCWDVHHAISNKRQDFVLLDVRGDEAYCKGHIAGAISLPYTRLNEQNLAAYPTDTLFVVYCAGPHCNATEKAAIKLATLQRPVKKMIGGVTGWIDEGFTLETDADA